The nucleotide sequence CGAGGCCGGCGTGCCGGAGAACCGGATCGGCGTCGCGGGCCTCAAGGACAAGCACGCCGTCACCGAACAGTGGCTGTCGCTCCCGTGGGCGCAGCGCGCCGCCGCCGACGTCCTCGCCGAACGCGAGGGCGTGGAGGTCCTGGAGACCTCCCGGCACGCCAACAAGCTCGGGATCGGGCACCTGCACGGCAACCGCTTCACGGTGGTCGTGCGCGACGTCGCGCCCGACGCCGAGGCCCGCGCCCGCGCGATCCTCGACGACGTCGTGGCGCGCGGCCTCCCGAACTACGTCGGGCCGCAACGCTTCGGGCGGTTCGGACGCAACGCCGTCGACGGACGCGCCCTCCTGCGCGGCGAAACGGTGCCCGGCGACCGGCGGCTGCACCGCTTCTTCGTCAACGCCCTGCAGAGTTGGATCTTCAACGACGTGCTCGCCGCCCGCATTCGCGACGGGCACTTCGCGTCGCTCGTGAGCGGCGATTGGGCCCGCAAGGTCGCGACGGGCGGCACCTTCCGCGTCGACGACCCCGACGTCGAACGCCCGCGCGCCGCGGCGTTCGAGATCACCGCCCTGCTCGCGCTGCACGGCCGCAAGGTGCGCATCTCGAGCGACGAGGCGGGCCGTTACGAACGCGCGGCGCTCGCGCGCGCCGGCGTTCGTTGGGAGGACCTGCGCGGTCGCCGCGGCGATCGTCGCCCGAGCCGCGTGGCGGTCGGCGACGTCGCGCTCGAGGGGTTCGAGGACGACGCGGGCCGACCGGCGTTGCGCCTCGCGTTCGACCTCCCGAAGGGCGCCTACGCCACCTCGCTGTTGCGCGAGGTCACCGGCCTCCCGGTCGACGCGCCGGCGGTCTCCCCGCACGCCGGCGAGGACGCCTAACCCCCCGGCGTCGCGGTGCGGCGCCGCCACGCCTCCACGAGCACCCCGGCGACCGCGACGGCGGCCAGCGCGGCGCGCGCCCCGCCGGACGCCGGTGCGCGGGGCGGGCTCCACGCCTCCCACGCCCCGAGGCGTTCACCGCCCGTCGCCGTCGCGATGGCGCGGAGCGTCGCGTCGCCCCCGCGCTCCCCGAACTCGGGGTCCTGCACGACGGCGCGGACGGGGGCGACGACCCGGTCGCCGGATACGACGACGGCGTCCGCACCGGTGGCGCCCGGCGGGAGCGGGGCGGCCCACCGGCCGGGCCCGAGCGCCTGCAGCGCCGCCGCGCGTCCCGCCGCCCGCACCGCGGTCGGTTCCGGAGCCTCCCCGCGCTCCTGCGGCGCGTCGGGGCGGCGCACCTCCACCCACGGCGCGCCCGGCGGGAGGGCGAGGGCGGCGGGCGCCGCCCCCGTCCGGACCGTCGCGGTGACGTCCGCCGGGGGGCTCGCCAACCACCGCAC is from Trueperaceae bacterium and encodes:
- a CDS encoding tRNA pseudouridine(13) synthase TruD translates to MSDPAAAPSGPPPDDATPSDGVPPIFAWDALPSLRGARPGTGGRIRSVPEDFVVVERPAYLPAGRGSHLYLRVRKRGLATRDLVRTLVEAGVPENRIGVAGLKDKHAVTEQWLSLPWAQRAAADVLAEREGVEVLETSRHANKLGIGHLHGNRFTVVVRDVAPDAEARARAILDDVVARGLPNYVGPQRFGRFGRNAVDGRALLRGETVPGDRRLHRFFVNALQSWIFNDVLAARIRDGHFASLVSGDWARKVATGGTFRVDDPDVERPRAAAFEITALLALHGRKVRISSDEAGRYERAALARAGVRWEDLRGRRGDRRPSRVAVGDVALEGFEDDAGRPALRLAFDLPKGAYATSLLREVTGLPVDAPAVSPHAGEDA